Proteins encoded within one genomic window of Haloplanus vescus:
- a CDS encoding uracil-DNA glycosylase yields MDPAQESPENPFGMDADCQNCADLCETRTNVVHGYGDAGAEFLFVGGQPSPGADRTGIPFTGDDTGRRLQYILGELGFSNSSPDADRPELDNAYLTYLTRCHHPERGPTDAEITTCDPYLTADLRMINPEIIVPIGTTALRGVAVEHTTRDPETLDADDLHATTVRGRGFELVPMKSLDDQTDADTEAFVEHLAESVLGRDYRQTKGRSGAHD; encoded by the coding sequence GTGGACCCAGCACAGGAATCTCCCGAGAACCCGTTCGGTATGGACGCCGACTGTCAGAACTGCGCGGACCTCTGTGAGACCCGCACGAACGTCGTCCACGGCTACGGCGACGCAGGCGCGGAGTTCCTGTTCGTCGGCGGGCAACCCAGTCCCGGCGCCGACCGGACCGGCATCCCCTTCACCGGCGACGATACCGGGCGCCGACTCCAGTACATCCTCGGCGAGTTGGGCTTCTCGAACTCGTCGCCCGACGCCGACCGGCCGGAACTCGACAACGCCTATCTGACGTATCTCACCCGGTGTCACCACCCCGAGCGCGGCCCGACCGACGCGGAGATAACCACCTGCGACCCCTATCTCACCGCCGACCTCCGGATGATAAACCCGGAGATAATCGTCCCCATCGGGACGACGGCGCTCCGCGGCGTGGCCGTCGAACACACGACACGCGACCCCGAAACGCTCGACGCCGACGACCTGCACGCGACGACGGTTCGGGGCCGTGGCTTCGAACTCGTGCCGATGAAATCTCTGGACGACCAGACCGACGCCGACACCGAGGCGTTCGTCGAGCATCTCGCCGAGTCGGTGCTCGGCCGGGACTACCGACAGACGAAGGGTCGAAGCGGCGCCCACGACTGA
- a CDS encoding DNA-directed RNA polymerase subunit D has product MVADFEVEFIERDDRNARFLVRGVTPAFANGIRRAMVADVPTFSIDTVRFVENSSVMFDEMIGLRLGLVPLTTPLDDFEVGDEVTLALDVEGPATAYSGDIETSDDFVKPADDNIPIIELKEQQRIELEADAVLDRGRDHAKHQGGVAVGYRHLQHVEVVDDAGEFDEQEPNILRGVIETEDGELVATSEFDHDLTNRYPGKELEIHDVSDAFVFHVETDGSFSVEELVTRAVESIGDRAAELETKVAV; this is encoded by the coding sequence ATGGTAGCCGACTTCGAAGTCGAGTTCATCGAACGCGACGACCGGAACGCCCGGTTCCTAGTCCGGGGTGTGACGCCGGCCTTCGCCAACGGCATTCGCCGGGCGATGGTCGCCGACGTCCCGACGTTCTCCATTGACACCGTTCGGTTCGTGGAGAACTCCTCGGTCATGTTCGACGAGATGATCGGCCTTCGACTGGGGCTGGTGCCACTGACGACCCCCCTCGACGACTTCGAGGTGGGCGACGAAGTGACGCTGGCGCTTGACGTCGAGGGGCCGGCGACGGCGTACTCGGGCGACATCGAGACGTCCGACGACTTCGTCAAACCGGCGGACGACAACATCCCCATCATCGAACTCAAAGAGCAACAGCGGATCGAACTCGAGGCCGACGCCGTGCTGGACCGTGGCCGCGACCACGCCAAACATCAGGGCGGCGTGGCCGTCGGCTACCGTCACCTGCAGCACGTCGAAGTCGTCGACGACGCTGGCGAGTTCGACGAACAGGAACCGAACATCCTTCGCGGGGTCATCGAGACCGAGGACGGCGAACTCGTCGCAACGAGCGAGTTCGACCACGACCTCACCAACCGATACCCCGGCAAGGAACTGGAGATTCATGACGTGTCCGACGCGTTCGTCTTCCACGTGGAGACGGACGGGTCGTTCAGCGTCGAGGAACTGGTCACGCGCGCCGTCGAGTCCATCGGCGACCGCGCGGCGGAACTGGAAACCAAAGTCGCAGTTTAG
- a CDS encoding 30S ribosomal protein S11 produces MSAEEQESKWGIAHVHASFNNTLITITDQTGAETLAKSSGGTVVKQNRDEASPYAAMQMAEVVAEEAIAAGVEGVHVRVRGPGGNGNKSPGPGAQATIRALARAGLEIGRIEDVTPIPHDGTRAPKNSRL; encoded by the coding sequence ATGAGTGCTGAAGAACAAGAGAGCAAGTGGGGCATCGCCCACGTCCACGCGTCGTTCAACAACACCCTGATCACCATCACGGACCAGACGGGTGCCGAAACCCTCGCGAAGTCGAGCGGCGGGACGGTCGTGAAGCAGAACCGAGACGAGGCGTCCCCGTACGCCGCGATGCAGATGGCCGAAGTCGTCGCCGAGGAAGCCATCGCCGCGGGCGTCGAAGGCGTTCACGTTCGCGTCCGCGGTCCCGGTGGCAACGGCAACAAGTCCCCCGGGCCCGGCGCGCAGGCAACCATCCGCGCGCTCGCTCGTGCCGGCCTGGAAATCGGTCGCATCGAGGACGTGACCCCGATTCCGCACGACGGCACGCGAGCACCCAAAAACAGCCGCCTCTAA
- a CDS encoding DUF5785 family protein — protein sequence MDWPHDPDGEEGSEGRRKYGHAVIAKKIDEEEDFPLDVAAFVDEHGDEPVRIDFETVVSVRDVFEGVDGDEFEDFVTLHQALGEAMREQGYWFYEGADASVGGA from the coding sequence ATGGACTGGCCACACGACCCGGACGGCGAGGAGGGGAGCGAAGGCCGACGCAAGTACGGCCACGCCGTCATCGCCAAGAAAATCGACGAAGAGGAGGACTTCCCCCTCGACGTCGCTGCGTTCGTCGACGAACACGGTGACGAACCCGTTCGAATCGACTTCGAGACGGTCGTCTCGGTTCGGGACGTCTTCGAAGGCGTCGACGGCGACGAGTTCGAGGACTTCGTCACCCTCCATCAGGCACTCGGCGAGGCGATGCGCGAACAGGGCTACTGGTTCTACGAGGGCGCGGACGCGTCCGTCGGCGGCGCCTGA
- a CDS encoding 50S ribosomal protein L18e: MSKTNPRLNSLIAELKAVARESGAGVWQDVADRLEKPRRTHAEVNLGQIERYAREDETVVVPGKVLGSGVLEKEVTVAAVDFSSTARTKIEQVGDAEQLEQVAERNPEGSNVRVIR, from the coding sequence ATGAGTAAAACGAATCCGAGACTCAATAGTCTCATCGCCGAGTTGAAGGCGGTTGCGCGCGAGTCTGGTGCCGGTGTTTGGCAAGACGTCGCAGACCGCCTGGAGAAGCCACGGCGCACCCACGCAGAGGTCAACCTCGGGCAGATCGAACGATACGCCCGAGAAGACGAGACCGTCGTCGTGCCCGGCAAGGTGCTGGGCAGTGGTGTGCTCGAAAAAGAAGTTACCGTCGCCGCTGTCGACTTCTCGTCGACGGCGCGGACGAAGATCGAACAGGTCGGTGACGCCGAGCAGCTCGAACAGGTCGCCGAACGC
- a CDS encoding 30S ribosomal protein S13, with amino-acid sequence MSAEEPQDGSPEDDEDLRYFVRIGQTDLDGTKAVERSLTDMNGIGKRTARIVADSADVDRTATFGRLDDDEIDRVVEAVENFADEVPEWMVNRRNDFYTGESDHIVGSNLSQTRTQDINRMKMIDSYRGVRHKRGQKVRGQRTKSTGRTEGTIGVNVEAIKEDMAEEEAGEEE; translated from the coding sequence ATGAGTGCAGAAGAACCACAGGACGGCTCCCCCGAGGACGACGAAGACCTTCGGTACTTCGTCCGAATCGGACAGACCGACCTCGACGGCACGAAGGCTGTCGAGCGGAGCCTCACCGACATGAACGGCATCGGCAAGCGCACGGCGCGCATCGTCGCCGACTCGGCTGACGTGGACCGAACCGCCACGTTTGGCCGACTCGACGACGACGAAATCGACCGCGTAGTCGAGGCAGTGGAGAACTTCGCCGACGAAGTCCCCGAGTGGATGGTCAATCGGCGTAACGACTTCTACACCGGCGAGAGCGACCACATCGTCGGCTCCAACCTCAGTCAGACGCGCACGCAGGACATCAATCGCATGAAGATGATTGATTCCTACCGTGGCGTCCGACACAAGCGCGGACAGAAGGTGCGCGGCCAGCGGACGAAGTCCACCGGCCGCACCGAAGGCACCATCGGCGTCAACGTCGAGGCCATCAAGGAAGACATGGCCGAAGAGGAAGCGGGCGAGGAGGAGTAA
- a CDS encoding WD40/YVTN/BNR-like repeat-containing protein — protein MLDRRTYLQSAALTLAAPAGVDYLAAMGDRRWTAVETPTSRTLEAAVQTPVGAFAAGSNGILLERTSDGWTVRRRNGPSGNGNDLHAVDVDDDGTQIWMAGASGALGAYDVYAAELTDHTAPDDVTDTLTALSVTGSGDEATVYLGDASGNVHVSRDGGASWTHLTPGSGATIHGLDTDDETHAALVDGTGSVFETTTGTEWERAGLDAESHLEAVAVEDEVTVVGSKVHERTDDGWRTVDVTDAALTDVAICACGGVHAVGVDGDVVHRPGEKQDEPGAWRVSSPTEATLHGVTVGHPHVAVGASGTILER, from the coding sequence ATGCTGGACCGTCGAACCTACCTCCAGAGCGCGGCGCTCACGCTCGCCGCCCCCGCGGGTGTCGACTATCTCGCCGCGATGGGCGACCGACGCTGGACGGCCGTCGAGACGCCGACGAGTCGAACCCTCGAAGCGGCGGTGCAGACGCCGGTCGGCGCGTTCGCCGCGGGGAGCAACGGTATCCTCCTCGAACGGACGAGCGACGGGTGGACGGTCCGGCGACGGAACGGTCCCAGCGGGAACGGCAACGACCTCCACGCGGTGGACGTGGACGACGACGGGACGCAGATCTGGATGGCCGGGGCCAGCGGTGCGCTCGGCGCGTACGACGTGTACGCGGCCGAACTCACCGACCACACGGCGCCGGACGACGTGACGGACACCCTCACGGCCCTGTCGGTCACCGGGTCGGGCGACGAGGCGACCGTCTACCTCGGTGACGCCTCGGGCAACGTCCACGTCTCCCGCGACGGCGGGGCGTCCTGGACGCACCTGACGCCCGGGTCGGGCGCGACGATTCACGGCCTCGACACCGACGACGAGACACACGCCGCCCTCGTCGACGGAACCGGGTCGGTCTTCGAGACGACCACGGGGACCGAGTGGGAGCGCGCCGGACTCGACGCCGAGAGCCACCTCGAAGCGGTCGCCGTCGAGGACGAGGTGACTGTCGTCGGCTCGAAGGTCCACGAGCGGACCGACGACGGCTGGCGGACCGTGGACGTGACGGACGCGGCGCTGACCGACGTGGCTATCTGCGCCTGTGGCGGCGTCCACGCCGTCGGCGTCGACGGCGATGTCGTCCACCGCCCCGGCGAGAAACAGGACGAACCCGGAGCGTGGCGAGTGTCGTCACCGACGGAGGCCACGCTTCACGGCGTCACCGTCGGTCATCCACACGTCGCCGTCGGCGCGTCGGGGACGATACTGGAACGCTGA
- the moaA gene encoding GTP 3',8-cyclase MoaA encodes MLEDDFGREVTGVRVSLTDRCNFDCVYCHNEGLGDTRGPMEAQDDEMSADEIVRFLEVAAEFDVDSVKFTGGEPMLRDDLEEIIRRTPDSMEVSMTTNGTYLPGRAQDLVDAGLERVNVSQDALDPEEFAEITKSGAYDKVMEGVEAALDAGLDPVKLNMVVFEHTAGYVEGMVNHVAENDGLQLQLIEYMPELTGKPEWNIDIGRVHDWLADVSDEIEHREMHDRKRYWVNGGMVEIVDPVENPTFCANCHRVRVTHEGYLKGCLNRNDDLRSMGDMTRDEIRETFKETVANRVPYYGEYMVQNDDGEWEINEKYIGAPTA; translated from the coding sequence ATGCTGGAGGACGATTTCGGTCGAGAGGTGACTGGCGTGCGGGTGTCGCTCACCGACCGCTGTAACTTCGACTGTGTCTACTGTCACAACGAGGGACTCGGTGACACTCGCGGGCCGATGGAGGCACAAGACGACGAGATGTCGGCGGACGAGATTGTTCGCTTTCTGGAGGTCGCGGCGGAGTTCGACGTCGACAGCGTGAAATTCACCGGCGGGGAGCCGATGCTCCGCGACGACTTGGAGGAGATAATCCGCCGGACGCCGGACTCGATGGAGGTGTCGATGACGACGAACGGTACCTATCTCCCCGGTCGGGCGCAGGACCTCGTGGACGCCGGTCTCGAACGCGTCAACGTCTCGCAGGACGCCCTCGACCCCGAGGAGTTCGCCGAGATAACGAAATCCGGAGCGTACGACAAGGTGATGGAGGGCGTCGAGGCGGCACTCGACGCTGGCCTCGACCCGGTGAAACTCAACATGGTCGTCTTCGAGCACACCGCCGGCTACGTCGAGGGGATGGTCAACCACGTCGCCGAGAACGATGGGCTCCAGCTCCAGCTCATCGAGTACATGCCCGAACTGACCGGCAAGCCCGAGTGGAACATCGACATCGGGCGCGTTCACGACTGGCTTGCGGACGTGTCCGACGAAATCGAGCACCGCGAGATGCACGACCGCAAGCGCTACTGGGTCAACGGCGGGATGGTCGAAATCGTCGACCCCGTCGAGAACCCGACGTTCTGTGCCAACTGCCACCGGGTCCGAGTCACCCACGAGGGCTACCTGAAGGGTTGTCTCAACCGCAACGACGACCTGCGCTCGATGGGCGACATGACGCGCGACGAGATTCGCGAGACGTTCAAAGAGACCGTCGCCAACCGCGTGCCCTACTACGGCGAGTACATGGTCCAGAACGACGACGGCGAGTGGGAGATCAACGAGAAGTACATCGGCGCACCGACCGCGTAA
- a CDS encoding 30S ribosomal protein S4, producing the protein MSTGKNTKFYETPNHPYQGERIAEEADLLGRYGLKNKEELWRAQSELREMRREARRLLGDAQGNVEEAADAGAEFVARLQRLGILGGEDDISDVLSLEVTDLLERRLQTVVYRKGLAHTPQQARQFVSHGHITVEGARVQTPSKKVEADEQSAIEFDETSPLADDLHPERAEGQE; encoded by the coding sequence ATGAGCACCGGCAAGAACACCAAGTTCTACGAGACGCCGAATCACCCCTACCAGGGCGAGCGCATCGCCGAGGAGGCCGACCTCCTCGGACGCTACGGCCTGAAGAACAAAGAAGAACTCTGGCGAGCCCAGTCCGAACTGCGAGAGATGCGCCGCGAGGCGCGACGACTGCTGGGCGACGCACAGGGTAACGTCGAGGAAGCCGCCGACGCTGGCGCCGAGTTCGTCGCTCGACTCCAGCGACTCGGCATCCTCGGCGGTGAGGACGACATCAGTGACGTCCTCTCGCTCGAAGTGACGGACCTGCTCGAACGACGCCTGCAGACGGTCGTCTACCGGAAGGGGCTGGCACACACGCCCCAGCAGGCTCGTCAGTTCGTCAGTCACGGCCACATCACGGTCGAGGGCGCACGCGTGCAGACGCCCTCGAAGAAAGTCGAGGCCGACGAGCAGAGCGCTATCGAGTTCGACGAGACGAGTCCGCTCGCGGACGACCTCCACCCCGAACGCGCGGAGGGTCAAGAATGA
- a CDS encoding DUF7557 family protein, protein MSRTVELSDDLADRLDEHRAEDESIEEFIEELVNIYEQEGRFSDPGL, encoded by the coding sequence ATGTCACGGACCGTCGAACTCAGCGACGACCTTGCGGACCGACTCGACGAACACCGAGCAGAAGACGAATCCATCGAGGAGTTCATCGAGGAGCTCGTCAACATCTACGAGCAAGAGGGCCGGTTCAGCGACCCCGGCCTGTAA
- a CDS encoding GNAT family N-acetyltransferase: protein MVTVESATPADADAVADLWVELARDQRRHGSHLRADANRDTVRRSLAEHAADGGLLVARDDGLVGFVCFRIERGPLVQDCTRGVVRDLYVRAGRRGERVGTQLLDAAEAALDDRGVDTVAVEALAPNEDAVRFYERQGYRPHRIEFEREVENDKRPHGDR from the coding sequence GTGGTCACCGTCGAATCCGCGACGCCGGCCGACGCCGACGCCGTCGCCGACCTCTGGGTCGAACTCGCCCGCGACCAGCGACGCCACGGGTCACACCTCCGGGCGGACGCGAACCGCGACACAGTTCGACGGTCGCTGGCCGAACACGCTGCCGACGGGGGACTGCTCGTCGCTCGCGACGACGGCCTCGTCGGGTTCGTCTGCTTCAGAATCGAGCGCGGGCCGCTAGTCCAAGACTGCACCCGCGGCGTCGTCCGCGACCTGTACGTTCGGGCGGGGCGACGCGGCGAGCGCGTGGGAACGCAGTTGCTCGACGCCGCCGAGGCAGCACTCGACGACCGCGGTGTCGACACGGTGGCGGTGGAGGCACTCGCGCCCAACGAGGACGCGGTCCGTTTCTACGAACGGCAGGGCTACCGGCCGCATCGAATCGAATTCGAGCGCGAGGTCGAAAACGATAAACGCCCGCACGGGGACCGATAA
- a CDS encoding Mrp/NBP35 family ATP-binding protein, whose protein sequence is MDEADVREKLRRVEDPDLGDDIVSLGLVNAIAVEDGVAKVSLALGAPYAPTERDIATRVREVLGEAGIDVELTAKQPASLRDEDVLPGVKNIIAVASGKGGVGKSTVAVNIAAGLSKLGARVGLFDTDVYGPNVPQMLGSEESPTTTEDDTIIPPERYGVRHISMAYLVGEDDPVIWRGPMVHQVLTQLVDDVEWGDLDYLVLDLPPGTGDTQLTILQTLPLTGAVIVTTPEEVAIDDARKGVEMFGRHDTNVLGLVENMSSFVCPDCGGQHDVFGSGGGQALAETTDIPYLGGIPLDPAIRTDGDPIVLKDDDQTADAFRVVTEEVANNVGVINRRRASET, encoded by the coding sequence ATGGACGAAGCCGACGTGCGGGAGAAACTCCGCCGGGTCGAGGACCCGGACCTCGGCGACGACATCGTGTCGCTCGGCCTGGTCAACGCCATCGCCGTCGAGGACGGTGTCGCGAAGGTGTCGCTCGCACTCGGGGCCCCCTACGCTCCCACCGAGCGGGATATCGCCACGCGGGTCCGGGAGGTCCTCGGCGAGGCCGGCATCGACGTGGAACTCACGGCGAAACAACCCGCCTCGCTGCGCGACGAGGACGTGCTTCCCGGCGTGAAAAACATCATCGCCGTCGCCTCGGGCAAGGGCGGCGTCGGGAAATCCACCGTCGCCGTCAACATCGCCGCCGGCCTCTCGAAGCTCGGCGCCCGCGTCGGCCTGTTCGACACCGACGTCTACGGTCCGAACGTCCCCCAGATGCTCGGCTCCGAGGAGTCACCGACGACCACCGAGGACGACACCATCATCCCCCCGGAGCGGTACGGCGTGCGCCACATCAGCATGGCCTACCTCGTCGGCGAGGACGACCCCGTGATTTGGCGGGGGCCGATGGTGCATCAGGTGCTCACCCAGCTCGTCGACGACGTGGAGTGGGGTGACCTCGACTACCTCGTCCTCGACCTGCCGCCGGGGACGGGCGACACCCAACTCACCATCCTCCAGACGCTCCCGCTGACCGGCGCGGTCATCGTCACGACGCCCGAGGAAGTGGCCATCGACGACGCGCGGAAGGGCGTCGAGATGTTCGGCCGCCACGACACGAACGTCCTCGGCCTCGTCGAGAACATGAGTTCGTTCGTCTGCCCGGACTGTGGCGGCCAACACGACGTGTTCGGCTCCGGCGGGGGGCAGGCGCTCGCCGAAACGACCGACATCCCCTACCTCGGTGGCATCCCCCTCGACCCGGCGATTCGAACCGATGGCGACCCGATAGTGTTGAAAGACGACGACCAGACGGCCGACGCCTTCCGCGTCGTCACCGAGGAGGTGGCCAACAACGTCGGCGTCATCAACCGACGGCGCGCCTCGGAAACGTGA